From the Chloroflexus aurantiacus J-10-fl genome, one window contains:
- a CDS encoding GAF domain-containing protein: MSTTVTGAPTQGWELLAQLALHSQRPLGQTEPVALCHLIGELLERHLGVGGRLALLANEQEIASVSWGETPINGHALELRDSSQLYGRLTLAAVFEPAFTTALVTQITTLLAVWQRARLSERIEQLRALGYATLENIGVGDMSVALEQLCRQACTLLPAKALALYWFNFNEQILTRAVSSAGDSIFPPQLAIADNETIAQTVTFQTTQQGMWRSRTQRRGASSTWPLLVEPLTVGVELVGLLLLLDPGPEAAYTIQSLARPLALLLHATALQQHESRHARELFVLYENSLEIGSSLAIEETIARATENMAVALHADFGAVYLSHPDQPGTVQTITIYSERHVETDYQDSIPLTPALQQLSERNEPTLISDTADAAQTNPITAHAVAAGCHSVWLVPLRSKEQMVGFLAIGYAAAGYVLDQIERNLLQVLSAQIATTVQNRRLYDAAQQRAGELERLQQINQLLAADLSLEETLEATLTGAAKLVHFSGGRITLFDERNQRLRVAYQQHLRCQVGDESDTLSSWLIRHQRLLRIDDLSRPPAWLGALDDISGLTLNGNLRARSYLGIPLRSGNTLLGTLELVSTQVNNFNAEDERLIGILAGQSARAIANANRFAQVDSSLRQRIEQLRALQRIGSQLAITLNQDEILAFVLEQALRATGASHGLIALRVAANHTYAVSGEWLPRLAEDDLETESYTFVIVEVIGYAPPIRSQILGSQLDHAILTAQEALTRREIALSDYLGEHERTALHCPTANSALAAPIFYQGSVYGLVLLMAEQPRHFDFEASEFVRALTHQAAIGIGNAQHYLELEHMAKMLQRRADILSDVLEIGQAMRADQSLSSLLEQIGYSIIEALGLRTVLFCLSRLDDPNRLYLEVAAGIPLAEQARLAQHPIDLALVTRYLDPRFRLGRAYFVPAEEAHKLEAGFDTGIFDYHPFVDERDADEWQLDDRLCVPLYSTEGMLLGIIFASDNENRRRPTAREVEPLEIFADQAAIVIENHLLLREARDRAEEMAALFHVGAAATSTTDLDILLERVYQEIVAFLGIPDFFYLVSYNADQNTVRFELFKQRGESVAGFEKYVAPKTGLIAKIIDEGNPLRIDDLLASDLRNEARFLVSEGQQIRSWLGVPLISQGAVIGVLSVQSETPGAFNDRTLRFLAALANQLAIALENARLFAEREQRIAELNIINRIGQIIASTLDQRQMLRDVYKHIQAFLSLDSFVAFLYDPEHDEMTLCYEVDEGAEEFTDHRQPPTPGSLTEYIIRTRQPLQFVDLSKELEQSDFRFKPVPFGSDRRSAAWLGVPLLIGDQTVVGVLAVMSYTPGIYREREREFLMTIANQLALGVQNARLLEQAQTQVEQLAILNRVATTTNALTDLKAIYQEIVNAMGAITGVDQARMVIYDRASGYAPAVAEYVDSGLLDQIRIQLFDNPSVDWLDREKRPLVSEDAQHDPLFAPSHPIFRELDIRSIGIIPIILNDEVIGAVGLDFVGRTGSFPPQILELCQTIASQTSTAIARARATAEAQRSAEATRQKVRELSTLLDAARILSSLLRPQEVLNKLMELVSRQLNVTTVALWTISEGNVLTPAALDGIPAEQGRTMRVPIGQGFTGRVAETGQPLIIEDVNSLGGSLYPNYQQRNNLISFMGVPVIYREQIIGVLSVMTNYRRQFTNDEMLLLAGLADQAAIALENARLFEEREQRISELTIINRISAAVNASLDIYELIERLHQGIGEIIDTSTSLIGLYDESTNTISYPIAYDRGTRLFLEPRPLGGGTNGWVIRNRRPLLLGTAAAARSMGLVVDQGRVGDDQWIEESYLVVPIIYGDQVLGVVNIQSYSQHAFDDNDLRFVTTITNQAAVALNNARLFSEIRQNASEMSTLFEVSQNLSGTLDPDTIQMLLADAAVRLLRAELAAVLRLDRRGNIERQVLIDGVEFREDLYIDFRRDGLTASLLRRDQPIAISDLADFDNGDHHALKLGVRSALGVAVGPIEERLAVIWVGMRTPHEWTPHQISLLSILANQASQALKSTQLFALEQKRRYQADMLREVAQSFTSTLALREIQTLVLTQLQRIVRYDHAAVLLRDEGYGDLRVSEERGFGVTTSLVKSIVLESSSLFQAMAIDHQPVLITNTHQDPRFNELRRFGWQDGSWIGAPLLVDNELVGVLTISTGEPDVYDEEMLAVVFTIASQASQAIQNARLFDQISNLAADLDARVRERTAELEQATRLLSEEKERLEAVNRITLELTTQLDLNLIIQRALELTSENLGVERGSLMLRDPVTGELFCRAVLHGRGRAEIANIPLRFADGTEGLAGWIIQHLEAVNIPDVKHDPRWLKEPGRADDVQSVAGVPLQTSDNAIGVLILSSTQRHYFSASQMNLLGTVASVIAAAVNNAQLYNFINDLALRNAVLLEEQREETSKSAAVFRSMTEGVIVLDTRQQITLFNPAAEQVLDIPASQVLNQPLQQLASIGDDETSRRRAQTIYNGIVQGLRRMRESQGIFSTSVDLTDPSQVIAVNIAPVRGPDGQHYGEVVVLRDITREIEADKEKRQFISDVSHELRTPLTAIKGYVDVLLLTASLNLTPDQINYLTIIKNNTNRLRALIEDILEFSRPDSKKKLTFTQVEIPAVIDEVVQSLRLEYERKGMTVRIDAPPTLPPVTADQKRVSQIIFNLFSNAVKYTYEGGSITVRAFLNRANMMQIEVEDTGVGMSPEQLKKLFRPFYRADNPLRDIAGGTGLGLSIAKQLVEMHGGEIWVTSELGKGSTFAFAIPLQQETNGSYTEEVEL; this comes from the coding sequence ATGAGTACGACGGTCACCGGAGCACCGACACAGGGTTGGGAGTTACTTGCCCAGTTAGCCCTGCACAGCCAACGCCCCCTCGGCCAGACCGAGCCGGTAGCGCTGTGTCATTTGATCGGTGAACTGCTCGAACGTCACCTCGGCGTTGGTGGACGTCTGGCATTACTTGCCAACGAACAAGAGATCGCCAGTGTAAGCTGGGGTGAAACGCCGATCAATGGTCACGCACTTGAATTGCGTGACTCATCCCAGCTTTACGGACGATTAACGCTGGCGGCTGTCTTCGAGCCGGCATTTACCACAGCACTTGTTACGCAAATTACGACCCTGCTGGCAGTCTGGCAACGTGCGCGCCTGAGTGAGCGTATCGAGCAACTGCGCGCGCTGGGGTATGCGACGCTGGAAAATATCGGCGTCGGCGATATGAGTGTCGCACTGGAGCAGTTGTGCCGCCAGGCATGTACACTCTTACCGGCGAAGGCTCTGGCTCTCTACTGGTTCAACTTCAATGAGCAAATACTGACCAGAGCGGTAAGCAGTGCCGGGGACTCCATCTTCCCGCCACAACTGGCAATCGCCGATAACGAAACCATCGCGCAAACGGTAACGTTTCAAACCACCCAACAGGGAATGTGGCGGAGTCGTACCCAGCGTCGCGGGGCATCCTCCACATGGCCACTTCTGGTCGAACCGCTAACCGTCGGGGTTGAGCTGGTTGGTTTGCTGTTACTTCTCGATCCCGGCCCGGAGGCGGCTTACACCATTCAATCGCTGGCACGACCATTAGCTCTGTTACTACACGCGACAGCTCTGCAACAGCACGAAAGTCGTCATGCACGCGAGCTGTTCGTCCTTTACGAAAATAGCCTTGAAATTGGTTCAAGTCTGGCCATTGAGGAGACCATTGCACGTGCTACTGAAAACATGGCCGTAGCACTGCATGCCGATTTCGGGGCAGTTTATCTTTCTCACCCTGACCAGCCCGGTACTGTTCAGACCATTACCATCTACAGCGAACGTCATGTCGAGACAGATTATCAAGACTCGATCCCCCTCACCCCTGCCTTGCAGCAGTTGAGTGAGCGGAATGAACCGACCCTGATCTCTGACACTGCCGATGCTGCGCAAACCAATCCGATAACCGCCCACGCAGTGGCAGCCGGCTGTCATAGCGTATGGCTGGTACCGTTGCGCAGTAAAGAGCAGATGGTTGGATTTCTGGCAATTGGATATGCCGCAGCCGGCTACGTGCTCGACCAGATCGAACGCAATCTGTTGCAGGTGCTGAGCGCTCAGATTGCGACTACGGTGCAAAACCGTCGGCTGTACGATGCTGCCCAGCAGCGGGCCGGTGAATTGGAGCGTTTACAACAGATTAATCAGCTTCTCGCTGCCGACCTGTCACTTGAAGAGACGCTTGAAGCAACGTTGACCGGTGCGGCGAAGCTGGTTCATTTCAGCGGTGGCCGGATCACCCTCTTCGATGAGCGTAACCAGCGTCTACGGGTTGCCTATCAGCAACACCTGCGTTGTCAGGTGGGTGATGAAAGTGACACCCTTAGCTCCTGGTTGATTCGTCATCAACGTCTGCTGCGAATTGATGATCTAAGTCGGCCACCAGCCTGGCTTGGTGCCCTCGATGACATCAGTGGGCTGACGTTGAATGGCAATCTCCGTGCACGAAGCTATCTCGGAATTCCTTTACGTAGTGGTAACACGCTGCTCGGTACCCTTGAACTGGTTTCAACTCAGGTAAACAATTTCAATGCCGAAGATGAACGCCTGATCGGTATTTTAGCCGGTCAGTCGGCACGGGCAATTGCGAATGCCAACCGGTTTGCCCAGGTAGACAGTAGCTTGCGACAACGGATTGAGCAATTACGTGCCCTGCAGCGCATCGGTAGCCAACTGGCAATCACGCTCAATCAGGATGAAATTCTGGCATTTGTGCTCGAACAGGCGCTGCGTGCAACTGGTGCCAGCCATGGCCTGATTGCATTACGAGTGGCGGCGAATCATACATACGCTGTATCGGGTGAATGGTTACCACGGCTGGCTGAAGATGATCTGGAAACCGAGAGCTATACTTTTGTTATTGTCGAAGTTATTGGTTATGCTCCACCAATCCGTAGCCAGATATTGGGCAGTCAGCTCGACCATGCCATTTTGACGGCTCAGGAAGCGTTGACGCGCCGCGAGATTGCTCTCAGTGATTATCTGGGCGAACACGAGCGTACCGCTTTGCATTGCCCTACAGCTAATTCGGCGCTGGCAGCACCAATTTTCTACCAGGGTAGTGTGTATGGTCTGGTGTTGCTGATGGCCGAGCAGCCCCGCCATTTCGATTTTGAAGCGAGTGAATTTGTGCGGGCGTTGACGCACCAGGCGGCCATCGGGATCGGTAACGCACAGCATTACCTTGAGCTTGAGCACATGGCGAAAATGCTGCAACGCCGGGCAGACATTCTGAGTGATGTGCTCGAGATCGGTCAGGCTATGCGTGCCGATCAATCACTGTCCAGTTTGCTGGAGCAGATCGGGTACAGCATTATCGAGGCACTTGGTCTGCGCACAGTACTCTTCTGCCTGAGCCGGCTCGACGATCCAAACCGGCTGTATCTGGAGGTGGCTGCCGGGATTCCGCTGGCTGAGCAAGCCAGACTGGCCCAACACCCCATTGATCTGGCCCTGGTAACGCGCTATCTTGATCCTCGTTTCCGCCTGGGGCGAGCCTACTTTGTCCCGGCTGAAGAGGCGCACAAGCTGGAAGCAGGCTTTGATACCGGTATCTTCGATTACCATCCATTCGTAGATGAGCGAGATGCCGACGAATGGCAACTTGATGATCGACTCTGTGTGCCGCTCTATTCAACCGAGGGGATGCTGCTGGGCATCATCTTTGCCAGCGACAACGAAAATCGCCGACGCCCGACTGCCCGTGAAGTAGAGCCACTGGAGATCTTTGCCGATCAGGCTGCGATAGTGATCGAAAACCATCTCTTGCTGCGCGAGGCTCGTGATCGGGCGGAAGAGATGGCGGCACTCTTCCACGTTGGCGCGGCAGCCACTTCGACGACGGATCTCGACATCCTGCTGGAACGGGTCTATCAAGAGATTGTGGCATTCCTCGGTATACCCGACTTCTTCTATCTCGTTAGCTACAACGCTGATCAGAATACTGTCCGCTTTGAACTGTTCAAACAACGCGGCGAATCTGTGGCCGGGTTTGAGAAATATGTTGCCCCCAAAACTGGCCTGATCGCTAAAATCATTGACGAGGGCAACCCCTTACGGATCGATGATCTGCTGGCCAGTGATCTGCGGAATGAAGCGCGTTTCCTGGTGAGCGAGGGGCAGCAGATACGTTCGTGGCTTGGCGTGCCACTGATCAGTCAGGGCGCAGTTATCGGTGTGCTCTCAGTTCAGAGCGAAACGCCGGGTGCTTTCAATGATCGCACGTTGCGCTTCCTGGCGGCATTAGCCAATCAACTGGCGATAGCACTGGAAAATGCCCGTCTGTTTGCTGAACGTGAACAGCGGATCGCTGAACTGAATATTATTAATCGCATCGGGCAGATCATTGCTTCTACCCTTGATCAGCGGCAAATGCTGCGTGATGTGTACAAACACATTCAGGCGTTCCTGAGCCTCGACTCGTTCGTGGCATTTCTGTACGATCCCGAACATGACGAGATGACTCTGTGCTACGAAGTCGATGAGGGTGCAGAGGAATTCACCGATCATCGTCAGCCTCCGACGCCGGGAAGCCTGACCGAGTACATCATCCGCACACGTCAACCGTTGCAATTTGTTGATCTGAGCAAAGAACTGGAGCAATCCGATTTTCGCTTCAAGCCAGTACCGTTTGGATCGGATCGCCGTTCGGCAGCATGGCTTGGCGTACCGTTGCTAATTGGTGACCAGACTGTGGTTGGTGTGCTGGCGGTGATGAGCTATACGCCCGGCATCTACCGAGAGCGTGAGCGCGAATTTCTGATGACCATTGCCAATCAACTGGCGCTCGGTGTTCAGAATGCCCGTTTGCTTGAACAGGCCCAGACCCAGGTTGAGCAGTTAGCCATTCTCAACCGGGTGGCAACTACCACTAACGCCCTGACCGATTTAAAGGCGATCTATCAAGAGATCGTCAACGCCATGGGCGCTATCACCGGCGTTGATCAGGCGCGAATGGTGATCTATGACCGCGCCAGCGGCTATGCACCGGCGGTAGCCGAGTACGTGGATAGTGGATTGCTCGATCAAATACGTATTCAACTCTTTGACAATCCGTCAGTTGACTGGCTGGATCGAGAGAAGCGACCACTCGTCTCGGAAGACGCCCAACATGACCCGTTGTTTGCACCATCGCATCCTATCTTCCGTGAACTGGACATTCGCTCCATCGGGATTATCCCGATCATTTTGAACGACGAAGTAATCGGTGCCGTCGGGTTAGATTTTGTTGGCCGAACTGGAAGCTTCCCGCCACAAATTCTGGAGCTGTGTCAGACGATTGCCAGCCAGACCAGTACTGCGATCGCGCGTGCCCGTGCGACAGCCGAGGCACAGCGCAGTGCCGAGGCGACCCGCCAGAAGGTACGCGAACTTTCCACCCTGCTCGATGCAGCACGTATCTTATCGTCGCTGCTGCGGCCCCAGGAGGTGCTCAATAAACTGATGGAGCTGGTGAGCCGACAGTTGAACGTGACCACAGTCGCTCTCTGGACGATCAGTGAAGGCAATGTACTGACGCCGGCTGCACTTGATGGTATTCCCGCCGAGCAGGGTCGCACTATGCGGGTGCCGATTGGTCAGGGGTTTACCGGACGGGTTGCTGAGACCGGGCAGCCGTTGATTATCGAAGATGTCAATTCACTGGGTGGGTCGCTCTATCCAAATTACCAGCAGCGTAACAACCTTATTTCGTTCATGGGTGTTCCGGTCATCTACCGCGAGCAGATCATTGGTGTGCTCAGTGTGATGACCAATTACCGACGGCAGTTTACCAACGATGAGATGCTGTTACTGGCGGGACTGGCCGACCAGGCCGCAATTGCCCTCGAAAACGCTCGCCTCTTTGAAGAGCGTGAACAGCGAATTTCGGAATTAACAATCATCAATCGCATTAGTGCTGCCGTTAATGCTTCGCTTGATATTTATGAATTGATCGAACGCCTGCATCAAGGTATCGGCGAGATTATCGATACCAGTACCTCTCTGATCGGGTTGTACGATGAGTCAACCAATACGATCAGCTATCCCATCGCGTATGATCGTGGCACGCGGCTCTTCCTAGAACCACGACCGCTAGGTGGTGGAACGAATGGTTGGGTCATTCGCAATCGCCGGCCATTGCTGCTAGGGACGGCTGCGGCTGCGCGGTCTATGGGGCTGGTTGTTGATCAGGGCCGGGTTGGTGATGATCAATGGATCGAGGAGTCCTACCTGGTTGTGCCGATTATTTACGGTGATCAGGTGCTGGGGGTCGTCAACATTCAGAGTTATTCCCAGCATGCGTTTGATGACAATGATCTGCGCTTCGTCACAACGATCACGAATCAGGCCGCAGTAGCCCTCAACAACGCTCGTCTCTTTAGCGAGATTCGCCAAAATGCCAGCGAGATGAGTACGTTGTTCGAGGTATCGCAGAACCTATCGGGAACCCTCGATCCGGATACGATTCAGATGTTGCTGGCCGATGCAGCAGTACGTTTGCTGCGGGCTGAACTGGCAGCCGTGCTGCGCCTTGATCGACGTGGCAACATTGAACGCCAGGTACTGATTGATGGCGTTGAATTTCGGGAAGATCTGTACATCGATTTTCGTCGCGATGGCTTAACTGCCAGCCTTTTGCGTCGCGATCAGCCGATTGCGATCAGTGACCTGGCTGATTTCGATAATGGCGACCATCATGCTCTCAAATTGGGTGTGCGAAGCGCGTTGGGAGTTGCTGTCGGCCCTATCGAAGAACGATTGGCTGTGATTTGGGTAGGGATGCGCACGCCGCATGAATGGACACCACACCAGATTTCATTGCTGTCAATCCTGGCGAATCAGGCCAGTCAGGCGCTCAAGAGCACACAGCTCTTCGCCCTTGAGCAAAAACGGCGGTATCAGGCCGATATGTTGCGCGAAGTTGCCCAGTCATTTACCTCGACGCTGGCGCTGCGCGAAATTCAAACCCTGGTACTCACCCAGTTGCAGCGAATCGTCCGTTACGACCACGCAGCAGTGCTCTTACGCGATGAGGGGTATGGTGATCTGCGGGTGAGTGAAGAACGTGGCTTTGGCGTTACCACATCCCTTGTTAAAAGCATCGTATTGGAGAGTAGTAGCCTGTTCCAGGCTATGGCTATCGATCATCAACCGGTCTTGATAACAAATACGCACCAGGACCCGCGCTTCAACGAGTTGCGACGCTTTGGATGGCAGGATGGTTCGTGGATTGGTGCGCCATTGCTGGTCGATAATGAACTGGTCGGGGTGTTGACTATCAGCACAGGCGAGCCAGATGTCTACGACGAAGAGATGCTGGCTGTGGTCTTCACCATCGCCAGTCAGGCCAGTCAGGCAATCCAGAATGCGCGCCTGTTTGACCAGATCAGCAATCTGGCCGCCGATCTGGATGCCCGGGTTCGTGAGCGGACTGCCGAACTGGAACAGGCGACTCGGCTGCTCTCGGAAGAGAAAGAACGTCTGGAGGCAGTTAACCGGATTACACTGGAATTGACAACGCAGCTTGACCTGAACCTGATTATTCAGCGTGCCCTGGAGTTAACATCCGAGAACCTGGGTGTGGAGCGTGGTTCGCTCATGCTGCGCGATCCGGTAACCGGCGAGTTGTTCTGTCGTGCGGTATTGCATGGGCGTGGGCGGGCCGAAATTGCCAACATCCCGCTACGCTTTGCCGATGGTACTGAAGGACTGGCCGGTTGGATTATCCAGCATCTGGAAGCAGTCAATATTCCCGATGTCAAACACGATCCACGCTGGCTCAAAGAACCCGGACGGGCTGACGATGTGCAATCGGTGGCCGGTGTGCCGCTGCAAACCAGTGATAACGCCATTGGTGTTCTGATCCTGTCCAGCACGCAGCGCCACTATTTCAGTGCTTCACAGATGAACCTGCTCGGTACAGTGGCCAGTGTGATCGCTGCCGCAGTGAATAATGCGCAGCTCTACAACTTCATCAATGATCTGGCACTCCGCAACGCTGTGTTGCTTGAAGAACAGCGCGAAGAGACCTCGAAGAGCGCGGCAGTATTCCGCTCAATGACCGAGGGTGTGATTGTGCTTGATACGCGCCAGCAGATCACCCTCTTCAACCCTGCTGCCGAGCAAGTGTTGGATATACCTGCCAGCCAGGTTCTCAACCAGCCGTTGCAGCAACTGGCCAGCATCGGTGACGATGAGACCAGTCGTCGACGTGCCCAGACGATCTATAACGGGATTGTGCAGGGTCTGCGCCGCATGCGGGAGAGCCAGGGAATCTTTAGTACATCGGTCGATCTCACCGATCCATCGCAGGTTATCGCGGTCAATATTGCGCCGGTACGCGGCCCCGATGGTCAGCATTACGGGGAAGTCGTCGTTCTCCGCGACATCACCCGTGAGATCGAGGCTGATAAAGAGAAGCGGCAGTTCATCTCGGATGTCAGCCACGAATTGCGAACACCGCTCACAGCCATCAAGGGCTATGTTGATGTGTTGCTACTCACCGCCAGTCTGAATCTGACACCGGATCAGATCAACTATCTGACGATTATCAAGAACAATACCAACCGACTGCGCGCATTGATTGAAGACATTCTGGAGTTCTCGCGACCCGACTCGAAGAAGAAGCTCACCTTTACTCAGGTTGAGATTCCAGCGGTGATCGACGAAGTGGTGCAATCGCTGCGGCTCGAATATGAGCGCAAGGGTATGACAGTACGGATTGATGCCCCGCCAACCCTGCCACCGGTCACTGCCGATCAAAAGCGTGTGAGCCAGATCATCTTCAATCTCTTTTCTAACGCGGTGAAATACACCTATGAAGGCGGTTCGATCACCGTGCGCGCCTTCCTCAATCGGGCGAATATGATGCAAATCGAGGTGGAAGACACTGGTGTCGGTATGTCACCTGAACAATTAAAGAAGTTGTTCCGCCCATTCTATCGGGCCGACAATCCACTGCGCGATATAGCCGGTGGTACTGGTTTGGGATTGAGCATTGCCAAACAACTGGTGGAAATGCACGGTGGCGAGATTTGGGTGACGAGTGAATTAGGAAAGGGAAGCACATTTGCTTTTGCCATACCGCTACAGCAAGAGACAAATGGCTCGTACACCGAGGAGGTGGAACTATGA
- a CDS encoding GGDEF domain-containing response regulator: protein MSKERILVVEDQPDISSLLKIYFTAQGYEVYTALRGQQALEICSKTPPNLALLDVNLPDMEGYDVGRALRASPRTRHIPIIFLTARGERRDRLIGLGEVQAQYYIVKPFDIEEVHTIVKNQLEEARRRNQLHPVTNLPTAELLNDQLRQLLVAPRWALINVHINGFETFTNVYGAVVGEDVLRFVALMLNEVVSELGGNEEFVGQQSVGQSFMITTLPERSHAICERIIARFDEEIGLHYNYRHRKQGYIEFVDDTGETRQAPLMSLSIGVLTQDDGPFADIRELSEVAEEVRQRALIQAREQGKRSFAIYGRS from the coding sequence GTGAGCAAAGAACGAATCCTCGTCGTTGAGGACCAGCCAGACATCTCCAGCCTGTTGAAAATCTACTTCACTGCTCAGGGGTATGAAGTCTACACTGCTCTACGCGGTCAACAGGCACTTGAGATTTGCAGCAAAACGCCACCAAATCTGGCCCTGCTCGATGTCAATCTCCCGGATATGGAGGGGTATGACGTTGGACGTGCCCTTCGCGCCAGCCCACGTACCCGCCATATTCCAATCATCTTCCTGACAGCGCGTGGTGAACGACGTGATCGGCTGATCGGATTGGGTGAAGTACAGGCTCAGTATTACATCGTTAAACCCTTCGATATCGAAGAGGTGCACACGATTGTCAAGAACCAGCTCGAAGAGGCACGTCGCCGTAATCAGTTGCATCCGGTAACCAATCTACCAACGGCTGAGTTGCTGAATGACCAGCTTCGTCAGCTCCTGGTGGCACCGCGCTGGGCACTGATCAATGTTCATATCAATGGGTTTGAGACGTTTACGAACGTGTACGGCGCGGTGGTTGGCGAAGATGTGCTGCGCTTCGTTGCCCTGATGCTGAACGAAGTGGTGAGTGAGCTGGGTGGTAACGAAGAATTTGTTGGTCAACAATCGGTTGGTCAGTCGTTCATGATCACGACGCTTCCTGAACGAAGCCACGCTATCTGTGAACGCATCATTGCTCGCTTTGATGAAGAGATCGGTTTGCATTATAACTATCGGCATCGTAAACAGGGTTATATCGAGTTTGTTGACGACACCGGTGAAACCCGCCAGGCACCGTTAATGTCGCTCTCCATTGGGGTTCTGACCCAGGATGATGGCCCATTTGCCGACATTCGCGAGCTGAGTGAAGTGGCTGAGGAGGTGCGCCAGCGGGCACTCATTCAAGCCCGTGAGCAAGGTAAACGCAGCTTTGCTATCTATGGTCGCTCCTGA
- a CDS encoding multidrug transporter, giving the protein MERIILRDPTLIPPFAEPARELRILNKPLWLLQRDLLKVYGKKATEIDHLAEVADIPAHDERLIYRDNLFFNAELINTFIQEARARGTPAQIAFKATNPATGQKGDPSIERHATQLSRHIRREGDYYVADLYYLPAGSNDLSQAQPLVIDTLSHEMGYYRIPSYMAHKGDLTYQIPIRAFVSIESWLHVLMANVLMGVFSWAAALDVRMSKARLHNILRWTAEDWRLFPGKIAFALKAFWEKINPLEEQWRNHFLASRALVKVGKRCSIDPTAIIHGPTVIGDDVYIGPGVVIANSYIGNNVNIMQGSQIMLSVVSDRCFLPFNAGLFMTTLMENSMVAQNSTLQLCVVGRNTFIGANNVFTDFNLQGEPIKVIHEGVPVEVNMPVLGSAVGHNVKLGSGFVIYPGRMIESNAVIIFDNEQNLIRKTVAGHDLNDIDEATGEPRRIIYHWPNVYYDPARPDVNSPSEGDSPVRMSSLRSNQSAGNGRLPDHISASQRL; this is encoded by the coding sequence ATGGAGCGGATTATTCTGCGTGATCCAACCCTTATCCCGCCCTTCGCTGAGCCTGCCCGTGAATTGCGGATTCTCAACAAGCCACTCTGGCTCCTGCAGCGCGATCTGTTGAAGGTGTACGGTAAAAAAGCAACTGAAATTGACCATTTGGCCGAAGTCGCTGACATACCGGCCCACGATGAGCGTTTGATCTACCGCGACAACCTCTTTTTCAATGCGGAACTGATCAACACCTTCATTCAGGAAGCCCGTGCACGTGGCACACCGGCCCAGATTGCCTTCAAGGCGACCAATCCGGCAACCGGGCAGAAGGGCGATCCCAGCATCGAGCGCCACGCTACCCAGCTTTCCCGCCATATTCGCCGTGAAGGTGACTATTATGTTGCCGATCTCTACTACCTCCCTGCGGGGAGTAACGACCTCTCACAGGCACAACCACTCGTGATCGATACACTCAGCCACGAGATGGGCTATTACCGCATTCCGAGTTATATGGCCCACAAGGGCGATTTGACCTACCAGATTCCAATTCGGGCTTTCGTCTCTATCGAAAGCTGGCTGCATGTCTTGATGGCGAATGTTCTGATGGGCGTCTTCTCGTGGGCAGCAGCTCTCGATGTCAGGATGAGCAAGGCACGCCTGCACAACATTCTGCGCTGGACGGCGGAAGACTGGCGGCTCTTCCCAGGCAAAATCGCCTTTGCGCTGAAAGCCTTCTGGGAGAAGATCAATCCGCTGGAAGAGCAGTGGCGCAACCACTTCCTGGCTTCACGTGCGCTGGTGAAGGTAGGAAAACGCTGTTCGATTGACCCAACTGCCATCATCCATGGCCCAACGGTTATCGGTGACGATGTCTACATCGGGCCAGGCGTGGTAATAGCGAACAGCTATATTGGTAATAACGTGAACATTATGCAGGGATCACAAATCATGCTCAGCGTGGTTAGTGATCGTTGCTTCCTGCCATTCAATGCCGGCCTGTTCATGACGACACTGATGGAAAACAGCATGGTTGCCCAGAACAGCACGCTGCAACTCTGTGTTGTCGGGCGCAATACCTTCATCGGTGCCAACAACGTGTTCACCGACTTCAATCTGCAAGGTGAACCGATTAAAGTCATCCACGAAGGTGTCCCGGTCGAGGTGAATATGCCGGTACTCGGTTCAGCGGTCGGACACAACGTGAAATTAGGGAGCGGATTTGTCATCTATCCTGGTCGCATGATAGAATCAAATGCTGTTATAATCTTTGACAACGAACAAAATCTGATCCGGAAGACCGTAGCCGGTCATGACCTGAACGACATCGATGAAGCAACCGGAGAACCGCGACGGATTATTTACCACTGGCCAAACGTCTATTATGATCCGGCTCGACCAGATGTCAATTCACCATCAGAGGGTGATTCGCCGGTACGGATGAGTTCGCTTCGTTCCAATCAGTCTGCCGGGAATGGCCGCCTGCCCGATCACATCAGTGCGAGCCAGCGGTTATAG